ttgtataccgttttttttaatatttagtacttttcttcttaaatcctttatattttaacagGGCGTAAAGCTTATGGTGATGGTCTTGGCAGCACTACTAATTATTTCGATGACTGGCCACTAATTTGGAAGAACTACTCTGATGCTGGTTTTGGAACTTTGTGGGCTgaggatttaataaaatttggccTCTTTAATTACTTGGCGAAAGGATTTATTCACCCTCCAACCGATTATTACATGCGACCCTACTGGTTAGCGATGGAAAATAGTAACCTCATGACGCATAGTTCTTATATGTGCTATGGatcatttccaaaatattttgcacaggTGAGAtgttaaaactttgtttaactatgctttaattaaaaggttctgaaaatttatttcctatgcgtttttttgaaaataaaatattgaatcaaaaaaattaactatctaAGATGTATATGTGTATTAATATACTTTAACAAAGCatgtataaaatattctctAACCAAAATATTGGACAGCTGCAAAGGTAATTTCCGTTCCCCTCTATTGATCTCGTTGTGTGAAGATAATTTTCTAAACTCTGTAGAAGTTAAGCCCACCACCTAAATAagttagaaacatttttcaattcatcaaaattaaaaatttaccatcattattattattgttgtcgTTATTATTATGTAGataattattagtaatattatAAAGATAACTATTTGTagtattatgattttaattgcAGAATTAGAACTTAATTGCATTCTTAGACTTTATCGCTGTAGAGTACGGTTTATTTTTGTCCGATACAAAATtgggttaaataaaaataattaattgcatgGTGCTTTGTAATCAGCTCccttaaaacagatttttagaatttttagaaatgcagtggtaaaatattcataattagggtaagtaattaaaatattaagaacgaaaaacaaaaatttctttttaaacctgGCGAATCATAAACGAGAATGGCAAGATTGGAAATATCAAAGCCTGTTTGACTGAGGAGAAAACTGAGAAGAAAGGAAAGGCGACTATTTCCCTTACAAATTTCATAGGGCAATCAAactagttttgatattttcttctcCCACCATCCTTGATAATTATTCATCAGATTTTGATATCATTTTCGTTTTTCTCTCTCCTGAATATTCATTAGTGACCTCTGACACGCATTCTTTTCTACTTCAGTTTTTAACCATACATTAAAGGTGATAGTCCTTCAATGGACTGATCAGAAAGACGGTTACCAGTAGAACAccaccgaagtcaaacatcactggctaaGCCAAttgatattaaacttttaatgatatttttaaagtcaaattacAAAATGTCTTCATATTCGAGCAACAATttctaatatgtttttttatttcagttagatTACCTTAGAAGATTTATTGTAACTTACGAAAATGCAAAAAGGCCGTACtttgcattttcatttttggCAGAATTGACTCATGACTACACCACCCGAATAGCATCTgctgatatttattttgagagGTTTTTTAAATCACTGAAAGCAGATGGATATCTCGACAACACTGCCATGATAGTGATGTCTGATCACGGTCATAGGTTTGATTCCATCAGGACGACACAGGTATTAAATCTTTACacagttattaattaatattaataaatatttttcattaataatttattaatattaataaattattcataaatttttttcatttgtttaactCCTTATTTGTTTGTAAACACCTTATTTAGTATCGAACTAGAATATATTATATACGTGGtggtttcaattaaatttacctTTGCACCAACACAGAGTCCAGTCCGATTGATGGAAgtagatgagaaaaaaaaatttccaataacatatttaaattgtcGATATAAATTGTAGAATAATGGTCGATTTAAACTATCgaattgaaacaattaaaaatgctcaaaataGATACACAAAATCTGAATGAGGAAAAGACATACTTTGTGTTAcatataaataaaggaaaagaacgtaaataaagcataaataaaaaattttaaaaaatgagcataTTATAACTTTCTTCAGTGTCTCGTGAAACAGCataaataaagcagaaataaggattaaaaaatgGACGTACTATAGTTTCAAGACACTGAGGAAGGTTCCTGTTTATAAAACTGAGACAATAATATGTcactttctttacttttatttgtgctttattcatgtTGTTCTGCTTTACAGAAACGAAaaaccttaaatatttatagcataTGTTCAATGTGCATTCCGTTTTCGTCACGCACATGTCTCAGCATCTTCAAAACGTGTTATAGCATGTTCATCCAAATACCACAAAaagcttgcttttaaaaactaattattaatttaatttaattaaaatttcgtgcttaaaaatttacgaaatctAATGTTTTCTTAATTACTCGGTACTGATCTATATAATATACGTATCGTAAGAATTAAGAATAAGTGTCTGAAAAACAATAagaataattagtaaaatacagattcaaaattataacttctGCAAGCAAAATTTTCTATGAAAGTGACCAGGAcgaacaataaaattactttataaaggAAGAActgtagagtttttttttcattcaaaggCCGTTTATAATGTTCATTAACACTAAAGATGAAATTTTGacgtaagaaaaattaatgtccaacatacaaaaataatagaatGCTTTGTGTCTATCAATTCCGGtttttgtgccattaaaccTTCGTTAAATAGGCTGTGGTAGTAAATCTTAACAACTCAAGCGTAATATGATTATGGCGCCAAATGGAGGAGCTCATCAgctcattgaaatttattggaATCAATTCACTCACCCATTAAAACAGAATGCAGATAGTTGATTTAATACCTTATGTATGATATATCTGTActtatgtatattattattattctgatatgcattatttattgTTGCTTATAGatagttcatttaattttaggtCGGCCATACAGAAGAATTGttgccatttttttctgtttacattCCACATCGTTTGTCTTCACTTCACCCTACAGCTAAAAGAGGCCTTGAACTAAATAGTGGACGGCTTGTCACTCCTTTCGACACCCATGCCACCTTGATGGATCTTTTTCATCTTGCAGTACACGATCGGCCACTGGGTCAAAATAATTCCGTCTCGGAAGGCCGTGGACAAACTCTTTTTCGAGAAGTGCCAGCTAATAGAACATGCCAGGACGCGTCCATTCCTCTTGAATATTGTTCTTGCCAAATAGACACTGTCATTTCTTTGTTGGACTCAAGGGTTCAAGTAGCCGCCGAAGCTACTGTATCGTCAATCAATGAAATGATAAAGGGGAGTGACCAAGGGCACCTGTGTGCCAAAAGGACGTTGCATTCCATAAAATCAGCACACCTTGTGAATATAACTGAGGAGAGGGTCGAACCCGGTGATAATATAAGAGTGATAATAGAAACTGAACCAAATGGTGTGTTTGAAGCTTTGATATCAGTGCAGAAGGATGCGGCATCAGTTTTGGGAGAAGTGAGCCGGATAAATTCATATAGATTCCAATCAGATTGCATTAAGCATGTTATACTTCGTAAGTTTTGTTATTGTATACATCATTTGGGAGAAAAAACATCCACAGTCGCCTTCaactaatgcaatatttttttaatcattactgTTTCGTTCGTAAAATTCATctgttttgtttgtttcaaattcAAACATATATTTGAAGTGTCTTAATACATACTGATGTTATATTTtgagtaaatgtttttaaacattgtaaatatttttttaatttattggaaaACAAAGAAATAGTGCAGGGGCCTGAGTGCAACTCGACAAGACACATTTAATCtttggaagaaatattttatgctatgCTAAATCaattcaggaatttttttcaatttatttcttaagtgTTACTAAGTTCGCTCCTTCTTCGTGAATAACTTTATTCTTGATATACATTAACTGCTGAAACAAATAGCGTATAGTGAGAGGTCAAGCTTTGAAAAAGCTTCGAGAACTTGTCATCACATTAAAATCACagttttttctccaaaaatgaATTCGggaatttgcttttaatttgagacatttttaaaagaaatttaacaagcTGTTTAgaagcaaatattatttatccaCATACTAAAATTGTAGATCATTAATAGAGAAGttacattttattgcatttattaccATTATTTCAGGTATACAATTCAAATGGAAGTTCAAAAGTCAAAAGAGTTAACTTTGAGGAAGTTCAAACCACAAAATAGACTTTGTTAAAGTTTGAACCACGTTAATTCTATGCGTCATGAGAAGTTATGTAGCAATATTTTACCATTCTGACAGctatatttttatcacaatttattaaaatgttaaatgttttttagcttaaattgaaacataaaacctAAATCGcaacgtattttttaaaaacgcgcACTTAAATAGGAACTCTTATACAGAATGATAACaagaagtgatttttttctatttccttcTTTTACCTAAGTTATTCCACGTCTGATtgctaattaaaatgttaacttaACAAACATCAAAAGTTATGCTAAATacaataactattttataatattatatgaaagAACCCGCAAAATATACGAAAATAATGGAAATTCAAAGAAGTTTATATTGcatgaaatatttgtataataaatcACTTATTACGGaaagaaatttatgttataaGCTTCTGACAGATATTTCTTACGCATGTGTACAATATTAAAGATCAATTCGAATGTTTTACTCTCGTGgacaatacaatataaaatatcctaaataataatttttttttaatttcaatctttaAAGAAAACACACGTATAACTAAGCTAAGAGAGGTCCTCATTCTTTGGATTCATCAATTATTACGTTGCCATTTATTTCAGGTTGCACCGTCATGATACAAAAACAGCTTAGATTGTTCTTTTTCCTGCGGaaagagaaatttcaaaaaaataaacggaacTAACTACTTTGCATTATACTTTAATAGGGACAAAAGaaaacttcaaaagaaaaataaactgatataAAGCAAGGA
Above is a window of Parasteatoda tepidariorum isolate YZ-2023 chromosome 5, CAS_Ptep_4.0, whole genome shotgun sequence DNA encoding:
- the LOC107451315 gene encoding uncharacterized protein, encoding MFIRFPSRRLIGCFIGVNLIVAVSVMLVSWYNSPPEYVFKHPYFLFDIDIEEPRSLDQKCVLPRLHPFHPSIWLYLKFQKNIFCKSRQAEFTYIDSRGYLLFNHTEVQDVGYEIGSSLFCHWSPVLRSTEDSDEQISFGKKVRLPEEGCKLSFDVVRVQCTNYAGFLVYEKIQAHIPVAKTRTSSSPKHPINVLIFGLDSLSRLAFIRHLPSTYRYLTEELNMTVLRGMNKVGDNTFPNLIPLLTGRKAYGDGLGSTTNYFDDWPLIWKNYSDAGFGTLWAEDLIKFGLFNYLAKGFIHPPTDYYMRPYWLAMENSNLMTHSSYMCYGSFPKYFAQLDYLRRFIVTYENAKRPYFAFSFLAELTHDYTTRIASADIYFERFFKSLKADGYLDNTAMIVMSDHGHRFDSIRTTQVGHTEELLPFFSVYIPHRLSSLHPTAKRGLELNSGRLVTPFDTHATLMDLFHLAVHDRPLGQNNSVSEGRGQTLFREVPANRTCQDASIPLEYCSCQIDTVISLLDSRVQVAAEATVSSINEMIKGSDQGHLCAKRTLHSIKSAHLVNITEERVEPGDNIRVIIETEPNGVFEALISVQKDAASVLGEVSRINSYRFQSDCIKHVILRKFCYCIHHLGEKTSTVAFN